From a region of the Carettochelys insculpta isolate YL-2023 chromosome 29, ASM3395843v1, whole genome shotgun sequence genome:
- the TRAPPC5 gene encoding trafficking protein particle complex subunit 5, whose amino-acid sequence MDSRFTRGKSAILERSLTRPKMEVSLSAFSLLFSEIVQYCQNRVYSVSELQNKLSELGQQVGTRILDVLVMREKNGKRETKVINILLFIKVTVWKALFGKEADKLEQANDDDKTYYIIEKEPLINTYISVPKENSTLNCASFTAGIVEAILTYSGFPAKVTAHWHKGTTLMIKFDESVIARDKAVDGR is encoded by the coding sequence ATGGATTCACGTTTCACTCGTGGGAAATCTGCCATCCTGGAGCGGTCTCTGACCCGGCCAAAGATGGAGGTCAGCCTGAGTGCATTCTCTCTGCTGTTCTCTGAGATAGTGCAGTATTGTCAGAACCGGGTCTACTCTGTCTCTGAGCTCCAGAACAAGCTCTCAGAGCTGGGCCAGCAAGTGGGTACTCGCATTCTGGATGTGTTGGTCATGCGTGAGAAAAATGGTAAGCGGGAGACCAAGGTCATCAACATCCTCCTTTTCATCAAGGTGACAGTGTGGAAGGCCTTGTTCGGGAAGGAGGCAGACAAATTGGAGCAAGCCAATGATGACGATAAGACTTACTACATCATCGAGAAAGAGCCACTGATCAACACGTACATCTCAGTGCCCAAGGAGAACAGCACGCTCAACTGTGCCTCCTTCACAGCTGGCATTGTGGAAGCCATCCTCACCTACAGTGGCTTCCCCGCCAAGGTGACAGCCCACTGGCACAAGGGCACCACCCTCATGATCAAATTCGATGAGTCTGTCATAGCACGAGACAAAGCCGTGGATGGCCGTTGA